From the genome of Eucalyptus grandis isolate ANBG69807.140 chromosome 2, ASM1654582v1, whole genome shotgun sequence, one region includes:
- the LOC104417609 gene encoding cytochrome P450 736A117, with protein METQKQRKPPSPLAMFSFNISSLLFSTPSLTSIALVLFITFLTPRCLRLLFSAAATTNLHLPPSPPKLPIIGNLHQLGSHPHRSLQALSRRYGPLMRLHFGSAPILVVSSSDGARDIMKTHDVIFAQRPRSTMAERLLYDRKDLSLSPYGDCWRQMRSICVFHLLSNKRVQSFRMVREEEISLFMEKIEQHRSVDLSNMFVVLTNDIICRVALGRKYSEGMQGMKFKGLLADLIELVGIFDVGDFIPSLGWINKVTGLDAKGERVAGLLDEFLNEVVEEHRRKMEEKSVGGGGEDRRDFVDVLLEIQKEKTLGFALGADSVKALILDMFVGGTHTTYMLLEWAMIELLRHPGAMNILQTEVRKIVNGKPNITDEDLEKMQYLRAVLKETLRLHPPIPILPRLSTQDVKIRGYDIAEGTIVIVNAWTIGRDPMTWNEPDEFKPERFLNSSVDFNGQDFELIPFGAGRRVCPGKSIVMATTELVLAHVVSKFDWVLPEGLKAEDMDMTECTGITIQRKVHLLAVATPFPS; from the exons ATGGAGACGCAGAAACAACGAAAACCACCTTCGCCACTCGCAATGTTCAGCTTCAACATCTCATCGCTGCTTTTCTCTACTCCCTCGCTGACCTCAATCGCACTCGTCCTCTTCATCACCTTCCTCACCCCCAGATGCCTCCGCCTCCTCTTCTCTGCTGCCGCCACCACTAACCTCCACCTCCCGCCATCACCGCCGAAGCTCCCAATCATCGGGAATCTCCACCAGCTTGGGAGTCACCCTCACCGCTCGCTCCAAGCCCTGTCGAGACGCTATGGCCCCTTGATGCGCCTCCACTTCGGGAGCGCGCCCATCCTGGTCGTCTCGTCCTCCGACGGTGCACGTGACATTATGAAGACCCACGACGTCATTTTCGCCCAACGACCCAG GTCAACCATGGCCGAGAGGCTTCTATACGACCGCAAGGACTTGTCGCTGTCGCCGTACGGCGATTGCTGGAGGCAAATGAGGAGCATCTGCGTCTTCCATCTGCTGAGCAACAAGAGGGTCCAGTCGTTTCGAATGGTGCGAGAAGAAGAGATTTCTTTGTTTATGGAGAAGATTGAGCAGCACCGCTCGGTGGACCTGAGCAACATGTTCGTGGTGCTGACGAACGACATCATATGCCGGGTGGCTCTGGGGAGGAAGTACAGTGAAGGCATGCAGGGCATGAAGTTCAAGGGACTATTGGCGGACCTGATAGAGTTGGTGGGCATTTTCGACGTTGGGGACTTCATTCCGAGCCTTGGGTGGATCAACAAGGTGACTGGTTTAGATGCGAAAGGGGAGCGCGTCGCGGGCCTGTTGGACGAGTTCCTCAATGAGGTGGTGGAGGAGCACCggaggaagatggaggagaagagcGTCGGAGGCGGAGGTGAAGATAGGAGAGACTTTGTGGACGTTTTGCTGGAGATTCAGAAGGAGAAGACTCTTGGTTTTGCTCTTGGTGCCGATAGTGTTAAAGCACTCATCTTG GACATGTTTGTCGGTGGAACTCATACAACGTACATGCTTCTGGAGTGGGCAATGATTGAGCTCTTAAGGCATCCTGGAGCCATGAACATTCTCCAAACCGAGGTCCGCAAAATCGTCAATGGCAAGCCAAATATAACCGACGAGGACTTGGAGAAAATGCAATATCTGCGAGCAGTGCTCAAAGAGACTCTTCGCCTGCACCCTCCGATCCCGATCCTCCCGCGATTGTCAACCCAGGATGTCAAAATCCGAGGCTATGACATCGCGGAGGGAACTATAGTGATTGTGAATGCATGGACCATTGGTAGGGACCCCATGACGTGGAACGAGCCGGACGAGTTCAAGCCCGAGAGATTCTTGAACAGCTCAGTGGACTTCAATGGACAAGATTTCGAGCTGATTCCTTTCGGTGCTGGGAGGCGGGTTTGCCCCGGGAAATCGATTGTGATGGCGACGACCGAACTTGTCTTAGCGCATGTGGTGAGCAAGTTCGATTGGGTACTGCCGGAGGGTCTGAAAGCGGAGGATATGGACATGACCGAATGCACTGGCATTACCATCCAAAGGAAAGTTCATCTCCTTGCTGTCGCCACTCCATTTCCAAGCTAA